In the Sphingomonas sp. LM7 genome, one interval contains:
- a CDS encoding amidohydrolase family protein, with protein sequence MSQRVTRRQLIGGAVAAGGLANWPARAASAEASTLFREVLLVDGTGAPPRLADVLVAGERIARIGAPAARTRVSATRVVAGEGRVLAPGFIDTHSHGDPLEDSYESFLAMGVTTIVLGQDGDGPRIGKDLDLRSWMAAVDRAHIDVNVAALSSHGTLRRAVRVPDAVRRPDEAGLARMAAQLEAELRAGAFGLSYGLEYVPGIYSQTPELANLGRVVSRHDGVVMSHMRSENDEEIEASIDELIASSLPARPHISHLKVVFGKGEARARALLDFLAAKRRQGIALTSDEYPYTAGYTGIALLFPEWALPPTDYAAVVAARRPALREHLEKRMTRRGGPEALLLGTAPWAGKTLAQAAAEAGLAYPDFLIKLGPVAASGAHFTMDKALQDLMILDPHVAISTDGGPGMRHPRATGTYAKWIEEYVVRDRKLPIEEAVRKATGFPAGILRLADRGVIRVGAKADCILFDPARVKARSTYVDPFAKAEGFDLVMVNGRLAFESGARAGGAGRLLRAR encoded by the coding sequence ATGTCGCAGCGTGTTACACGGCGTCAGCTGATCGGCGGGGCCGTGGCGGCGGGCGGGCTGGCGAACTGGCCGGCGCGCGCGGCATCGGCCGAGGCTTCGACCCTGTTCCGCGAAGTGCTGCTGGTCGACGGCACCGGCGCGCCGCCGCGGCTTGCCGACGTGCTGGTTGCCGGCGAGCGGATCGCGCGGATCGGAGCGCCTGCCGCGCGCACGCGGGTCTCGGCCACGCGCGTCGTCGCGGGGGAAGGACGCGTTCTCGCGCCGGGCTTCATCGACACGCACAGTCATGGCGATCCGCTGGAGGACTCGTACGAGAGTTTCCTCGCGATGGGCGTCACCACGATCGTCCTCGGCCAGGATGGCGACGGGCCGCGGATCGGCAAGGATCTCGACCTGCGAAGCTGGATGGCCGCAGTCGATCGCGCGCATATCGACGTCAACGTCGCGGCACTGTCGAGCCACGGCACGCTGCGGCGCGCAGTCAGGGTGCCCGACGCTGTCCGGCGTCCCGACGAGGCCGGGCTGGCGCGGATGGCGGCGCAGCTCGAAGCCGAATTGCGCGCGGGCGCCTTTGGCCTGTCCTATGGCCTCGAATACGTCCCCGGCATCTATTCGCAGACGCCCGAGCTGGCCAATCTCGGCCGCGTCGTCAGCCGCCACGACGGCGTGGTGATGAGCCATATGCGCTCGGAGAATGACGAGGAGATCGAAGCGTCGATCGACGAGCTGATCGCTTCGTCGCTCCCCGCGCGGCCGCATATCTCGCACCTGAAGGTCGTGTTCGGCAAAGGCGAGGCGCGGGCGCGGGCACTGCTCGACTTCCTCGCCGCCAAGCGCCGCCAGGGCATCGCACTCACATCAGACGAATATCCCTATACCGCCGGCTATACCGGTATTGCGCTGCTTTTCCCCGAATGGGCGTTGCCGCCGACCGACTATGCCGCGGTCGTCGCGGCACGCCGGCCGGCGTTGCGCGAACATCTCGAGAAGCGGATGACGCGCCGCGGCGGCCCCGAGGCGCTGCTGCTCGGCACGGCGCCCTGGGCAGGCAAGACCCTCGCCCAGGCGGCGGCAGAGGCCGGACTCGCCTATCCCGATTTCCTGATCAAGCTGGGCCCCGTGGCGGCGTCTGGCGCCCACTTCACGATGGACAAGGCGCTGCAGGACCTGATGATCCTGGATCCGCACGTCGCGATCTCGACCGATGGCGGCCCCGGCATGCGGCATCCGCGCGCGACCGGCACCTATGCCAAGTGGATCGAGGAATATGTCGTGCGCGACAGGAAGCTGCCGATCGAGGAGGCGGTCCGGAAGGCCACCGGCTTCCCCGCGGGCATCCTGCGCCTTGCCGACCGAGGCGTGATCCGGGTCGGTGCAAAGGCCGATTGCATCCTCTTCGACCCTGCAAGGGTCAAGGCGCGCTCGACCTATGTCGATCCGTTCGCGAAAGCCGAGGGATTCGACCTGGTGATGGTGAACGGCCGGCTCGCCTTCGAAAGCGGCGCGCGGGCCGGTGGCGCCGGTCGTCTGCTCCGCGCCCGGTAG
- a CDS encoding TetR/AcrR family transcriptional regulator, whose protein sequence is MNDEPPRPNRAEMRREHLLETARTLFIEQGFHQTGVAQIATASGIKVGQIYRDFQSKEDIIASICERDVADWLEEDVLAAAVRTGDIPAVREWLDRFLRSDEPVEDGRLMSEIVAESGRSARIAELNRTVDRKVRDSLSAALTAISPRAEDSGERTALVDFILALGLGIMMRRTFDPNLRTEPLFAYVSAIVDRRIEALSA, encoded by the coding sequence ATGAATGACGAACCACCGCGGCCGAACCGCGCAGAAATGCGCCGCGAACATCTTCTCGAAACCGCGCGCACGCTGTTCATCGAGCAGGGATTTCACCAGACCGGCGTCGCCCAGATCGCTACCGCGTCGGGCATCAAGGTCGGCCAGATCTATCGCGACTTCCAGAGCAAGGAGGACATCATCGCCTCGATCTGCGAGCGCGACGTCGCCGACTGGCTCGAAGAGGACGTGCTCGCTGCCGCAGTCAGGACGGGGGATATTCCAGCGGTGCGCGAATGGCTCGATCGCTTCCTGCGCAGCGACGAGCCGGTCGAGGATGGCCGGCTGATGAGCGAGATCGTCGCCGAATCGGGCCGCAGCGCGCGGATCGCCGAGCTCAACCGCACGGTCGACCGCAAGGTCCGCGACAGCCTGTCCGCCGCGCTCACTGCCATATCGCCGCGCGCCGAAGATTCGGGTGAGCGGACCGCGCTCGTTGATTTCATCCTCGCGCTTGGGCTGGGGATCATGATGCGGCGCACCTTCGATCCCAATCTGAGGACCGAGCCGCTGTTCGCCTATGTCTCCGCCATCGTTGATCGGCGCATCGAGGCGCTTTCGGCCTAG
- a CDS encoding serine hydrolase → MSRRLAAWLLLAALQIASPAAAGERAFDKSLTDFRSLHRAETERAGIVGSSFYVVRDGRVAAADHHGLQDADSGVPVDAQTIYHWASITKTMTGIAILQLRDRGLLTLDDPIVRLVPELAAVHNPFGDTGAITLRQLMSHSAGFGGGTWRWRDRDWQPFEPRSWAQLAAMLPYTDVQFRPGSRFSYSNPGIVYLGQVIERLTGEDFEVYIDKNILKPLGMHASYFDRTPPHLLRHRSHSYYIRDGKRVAAPFDVDTGVTVSNGGLNAPLPDMARYAAFLLGDAKRRAEYDVVLKRASLEEMWVPQIAAGEDFTQGRMAPTTWSGLSFFVDRSDGIRIIGHNGDQNGFRAYLSLCPDQHLGTLLAFNTETRGVANDPSNRTTAESRIALATDGLCKALAPSTG, encoded by the coding sequence ATGTCCCGTCGGCTCGCTGCCTGGCTCCTGCTGGCGGCATTGCAGATCGCCAGTCCCGCCGCAGCCGGTGAACGCGCGTTCGACAAGTCGCTGACCGATTTTCGCTCGCTTCACCGCGCCGAAACCGAACGGGCCGGCATCGTCGGCAGCAGCTTCTACGTCGTTCGCGACGGCCGCGTCGCCGCGGCAGACCATCACGGGCTGCAGGACGCGGATTCGGGCGTCCCTGTGGATGCGCAGACCATCTATCATTGGGCGTCGATCACCAAGACGATGACCGGGATCGCCATCCTCCAGCTGCGCGATCGCGGCCTGCTAACGCTCGACGATCCGATCGTCCGCTTAGTGCCCGAGCTTGCGGCGGTGCATAATCCCTTCGGCGACACCGGCGCGATCACGCTGCGCCAGCTGATGAGCCACAGCGCCGGCTTCGGCGGCGGAACGTGGCGCTGGCGCGACCGCGACTGGCAACCCTTCGAACCCCGGAGCTGGGCACAGCTCGCCGCGATGCTGCCCTATACCGACGTGCAGTTCCGCCCCGGCAGCCGCTTCAGCTATTCCAATCCGGGCATCGTCTATCTCGGCCAGGTGATCGAGCGCCTCACTGGCGAGGATTTCGAAGTCTATATCGACAAGAACATCCTCAAGCCGCTCGGCATGCACGCCAGCTATTTCGACCGCACCCCGCCGCACCTGCTGCGGCACCGGTCGCACAGCTATTACATCCGCGATGGCAAGCGCGTCGCGGCCCCGTTCGACGTCGATACCGGCGTGACCGTATCCAATGGCGGGCTTAATGCACCGCTGCCCGACATGGCGCGATATGCGGCCTTCCTGCTCGGCGATGCGAAGCGCCGGGCGGAATACGACGTCGTCCTAAAGCGCGCCTCGCTCGAAGAAATGTGGGTGCCGCAGATCGCGGCGGGCGAGGATTTCACTCAGGGCCGGATGGCGCCGACGACGTGGAGCGGCCTCTCCTTCTTCGTCGACCGCAGCGACGGGATCCGCATCATCGGCCACAATGGCGACCAGAACGGTTTTCGCGCCTATCTGAGCCTGTGCCCCGACCAGCATCTCGGTACGCTGCTCGCGTTCAACACCGAGACGCGCGGCGTGGCGAACGATCCGTCCAACCGGACGACAGCGGAATCGCGCATCGCGCTCGCCACCGACGGGCTATGCAAGGCGCTGGCCCCGTCAACGGGCTGA
- a CDS encoding TetR/AcrR family transcriptional regulator produces MKKIVLCPARMGRPRAFDTDRALEAAMRVFWTKGYEGTTLTDLTDATGVSRPSLYSAFGNKEALFKMALDRYVREKLDFIDRAIEAPTARGVAKALLHGMLAMQASDSDPKGCMGVINSVACGAEAETIRADVLARALVIRNALIARFEQAREEGDLPLDTNPVALTAFLIAILQGTALQAGAGASYQELESLVAGSLALWPGTPA; encoded by the coding sequence GTGAAGAAGATCGTCCTTTGTCCCGCCCGGATGGGTCGCCCGCGCGCGTTCGACACCGATCGCGCGCTCGAAGCGGCGATGCGGGTGTTCTGGACCAAGGGCTATGAAGGCACGACGCTCACCGACCTGACCGACGCCACCGGCGTGTCGCGGCCCAGCCTCTATTCGGCGTTCGGCAACAAGGAAGCGCTCTTCAAGATGGCGCTCGATCGCTATGTGCGCGAGAAGCTCGACTTCATCGACCGTGCGATCGAGGCGCCGACGGCACGGGGTGTGGCGAAAGCCCTGCTCCACGGGATGCTCGCCATGCAGGCGAGCGACAGCGATCCCAAGGGGTGCATGGGCGTCATCAATTCGGTCGCGTGCGGAGCCGAGGCCGAGACGATCCGGGCGGACGTGCTGGCGCGGGCGCTGGTAATCCGGAACGCGCTGATCGCCCGTTTCGAGCAAGCGCGCGAGGAAGGTGACTTGCCCCTGGACACCAATCCGGTCGCCCTCACGGCGTTCCTGATCGCGATCCTGCAGGGCACGGCGCTTCAGGCCGGAGCAGGCGCCTCGTATCAGGAACTCGAATCGTTGGTCGCCGGCAGTCTGGCGTTGTGGCCGGGGACGCCAGCGTAA
- a CDS encoding DUF11 domain-containing protein, with protein MTPRSPFPHPSPAARLRRRALCAGAACAMLACAAPAMAQRAGSEVRNIASAELLVEGAPARIASNAATLRVAERLDIGLAATGSGVTIDGAGSAVPFTLVNGGNGNERFILAGTLQGVAGQVRGFALDSNANGIFDAGDTLLDGPTPILSPGQALALLAVVDPGMVSNGAALEVFARAATGSGAPGTRYPGRGDQGTDAIVGPTNAEATMRFTLLPGGTAPAASLEKSQSILAPDGSGMTVRGSVITYSLVARFAGSSTAWGVQIADPIPSGTSYVRGSLTLDGVALTDGADADSGSFAAGRIAVTLGDIPGAATRTVQFKVKIL; from the coding sequence ATGACCCCCCGCTCGCCCTTTCCGCACCCCAGCCCGGCCGCGCGGCTTCGCCGCCGCGCGCTTTGCGCGGGCGCAGCGTGCGCGATGCTGGCATGCGCTGCGCCGGCAATGGCGCAGCGCGCAGGTAGCGAAGTGCGCAATATCGCAAGCGCCGAGTTGCTGGTCGAGGGTGCGCCCGCGCGCATCGCCTCGAACGCCGCGACGCTGCGGGTCGCCGAGCGCCTCGATATCGGCCTCGCTGCGACCGGCAGCGGCGTCACGATCGACGGCGCCGGGAGCGCGGTTCCGTTCACGCTGGTCAACGGCGGCAACGGCAATGAACGCTTCATCCTCGCCGGCACGCTCCAGGGCGTCGCCGGGCAGGTCCGCGGCTTCGCGCTCGACAGCAACGCCAACGGCATCTTCGACGCCGGCGATACGCTGCTCGACGGCCCCACTCCCATCCTGTCACCTGGCCAGGCGCTGGCGCTGCTTGCCGTCGTCGATCCCGGCATGGTGTCCAATGGCGCCGCGCTGGAGGTCTTCGCCCGCGCCGCCACCGGCTCGGGCGCGCCCGGCACGCGCTATCCCGGCCGCGGCGACCAGGGCACCGACGCCATCGTCGGCCCCACCAATGCCGAGGCGACGATGCGCTTCACGCTGCTTCCCGGCGGCACGGCCCCGGCCGCCAGCCTCGAAAAGAGCCAGAGCATCCTCGCGCCCGATGGCAGCGGCATGACCGTGCGCGGCTCGGTCATCACCTATTCGCTGGTCGCGCGCTTCGCGGGCAGCAGCACCGCCTGGGGAGTCCAGATCGCCGATCCGATCCCCTCGGGCACCAGCTATGTCCGCGGCAGCCTGACGCTTGATGGCGTCGCGCTCACCGACGGCGCCGACGCTGATTCCGGAAGCTTCGCCGCCGGCCGCATCGCGGTCACGCTCGGCGACATCCCCGGCGCCGCCACCCGAACCGTCCAGTTCAAGGTCAAGATCCTGTGA
- a CDS encoding glycosyl hydrolase family 28-related protein produces MTTIYIEADPSGTDDSARINAALADPDVTSVVLGPGTFYAASSILVPSNKTLTGEGASATMIQALPEFARDAGSFGVVASETGAVGVTVSNLSIDANKLLVDGARLNACYMDQATGFTVSGVNTYNATGYGQFAQGDVGAFQFGNPDAVYASGTYTDCWSFNANVAFEQMMGDGITLTNCHARDGDGDIWVEYSFHPLAGSKNILFQDCSSIGAASGGFGLVTSLAALENISIIDCTVEVGTSPGITAAGFNPVIGLVISGSSFVSASNAGARLGGVSGTIDDSYFQGAVIGAEFGYSSDGTASEIVISHSDALGISSPWSLAASYGINVFGDGIVWDGGRIEAWGPPGLVYAVSGSPEVSADTLLVADGYFGSPPLLGEGILDQFILGSDASEKLVGGAGNDVLVGLAGNDILDGGTGRDVLQGGAGDDVYYVGSDELVFERAGDGFDTIYARSSFALDAGSHIEVLGTIDWRLTDPLRLDGNELNNKLVGNSGANQLYGGAGNDSLIGMAGDDILDGGAGGDVMLGGEGDDSYYVDDILDVAREREGEGFDTVYVRSSFSLEAGSHVEVIATADWRLTDALRLVGNELNNRVIGNSGANQLYGGAGDDTLLGLAGNDILDGGAGRDLMQGGEGDDSYYVTGGDQVIELDGEGFDSVYAWESFALAADASIEVLGTANAALRDAIDLTGNNLNNKLIGNAGANSLDGGAGSDTLRGMGGPDTFVFSTALGPDNIDLVVDFVAGEDRIALDRKIFAALADADLAPSAFGLGAVATHADQRILYDPKSGGLFYDADGNGASAAIQFATLSAGLSLTHTDFFLI; encoded by the coding sequence TTGACCACTATCTACATCGAAGCGGATCCGTCGGGTACGGACGACAGCGCGCGGATCAACGCGGCGCTCGCAGATCCGGATGTGACCAGTGTCGTTCTGGGGCCGGGCACGTTCTACGCGGCTTCTTCGATCCTCGTCCCATCGAACAAGACGCTGACGGGTGAGGGCGCGAGCGCCACCATGATCCAGGCGCTGCCCGAATTCGCCCGCGACGCGGGATCGTTCGGCGTGGTCGCGTCGGAGACCGGCGCGGTCGGAGTCACCGTTTCCAATCTCAGCATCGATGCCAACAAGCTGCTGGTCGATGGCGCGCGCCTCAACGCATGCTACATGGATCAGGCCACCGGATTTACCGTCTCCGGCGTCAATACCTATAATGCGACCGGATATGGCCAGTTCGCGCAAGGCGATGTCGGCGCATTCCAGTTCGGCAATCCCGATGCCGTCTACGCCAGCGGCACCTATACGGATTGCTGGAGCTTCAACGCCAATGTCGCCTTCGAACAGATGATGGGCGACGGCATCACCCTTACCAATTGCCATGCCCGCGATGGCGATGGCGACATCTGGGTCGAGTACAGCTTCCACCCGCTGGCCGGATCGAAGAACATCCTTTTCCAGGATTGTAGCTCGATCGGTGCGGCGAGCGGTGGCTTCGGGCTCGTCACCAGTCTCGCCGCGCTCGAGAACATATCGATCATCGATTGTACGGTGGAGGTGGGGACCTCCCCGGGGATTACCGCGGCCGGGTTCAACCCGGTGATCGGTCTGGTGATCTCCGGATCCAGTTTCGTTTCGGCTTCGAATGCGGGCGCCAGGCTGGGTGGCGTCAGCGGTACGATCGACGATTCCTATTTCCAAGGTGCCGTCATCGGCGCCGAGTTCGGCTATTCCTCCGACGGCACCGCCAGCGAAATCGTCATTTCCCACAGCGATGCACTCGGCATCTCGAGCCCGTGGTCGCTCGCCGCTTCCTACGGCATCAACGTCTTCGGCGATGGCATCGTCTGGGACGGCGGCAGGATCGAAGCCTGGGGGCCGCCGGGACTAGTATATGCGGTTTCCGGATCGCCCGAGGTCAGCGCCGACACCTTGCTGGTCGCGGACGGTTATTTCGGGTCGCCCCCGCTTCTAGGGGAAGGCATTCTCGACCAATTCATTCTCGGTTCCGATGCGAGCGAAAAGCTTGTCGGGGGTGCCGGCAACGACGTCCTTGTCGGGCTGGCCGGCAATGATATCCTCGACGGCGGCACCGGACGGGACGTGCTGCAGGGCGGCGCGGGCGATGATGTCTATTATGTCGGCAGCGACGAACTGGTCTTCGAGCGGGCGGGCGACGGCTTCGATACGATATATGCGCGTTCCAGCTTCGCCCTGGACGCGGGCTCGCATATCGAGGTGCTCGGAACGATCGATTGGCGGCTGACCGACCCGCTGCGGCTGGACGGCAACGAGCTCAACAACAAGCTGGTCGGCAACAGCGGCGCCAACCAGCTCTATGGCGGCGCCGGCAATGACAGCCTGATCGGCATGGCCGGCGACGATATCCTGGATGGCGGTGCGGGCGGGGACGTGATGCTGGGCGGCGAGGGCGACGACAGCTATTATGTCGACGATATTCTCGACGTGGCGCGCGAGCGCGAAGGCGAGGGCTTCGACACGGTCTATGTGCGTTCCAGCTTCTCGCTGGAGGCGGGGTCGCATGTCGAGGTGATCGCGACGGCAGACTGGCGGCTGACCGACGCGCTGCGCCTGGTCGGCAACGAACTCAACAACCGGGTGATCGGCAATAGCGGCGCAAACCAGCTCTATGGCGGCGCCGGCGACGACACGCTGCTCGGCCTGGCCGGCAACGACATCCTCGACGGCGGTGCCGGACGCGACCTGATGCAGGGCGGCGAGGGCGACGACAGCTATTACGTCACCGGCGGCGATCAGGTCATCGAACTGGATGGCGAGGGGTTCGATTCGGTCTATGCGTGGGAATCATTCGCGCTTGCGGCCGACGCTTCGATCGAAGTGCTCGGAACGGCCAACGCGGCGTTGCGCGATGCGATCGACCTGACCGGCAACAATCTCAACAACAAGCTGATCGGCAATGCCGGCGCGAACAGCCTCGACGGCGGCGCGGGCAGCGACACGCTGCGTGGCATGGGCGGCCCGGACACCTTCGTGTTCAGCACCGCGCTCGGGCCCGACAATATCGATCTGGTGGTGGATTTCGTGGCCGGCGAAGACAGGATCGCGCTGGACCGCAAGATATTCGCCGCGCTGGCCGATGCCGATCTGGCGCCGAGCGCCTTCGGCCTGGGAGCCGTCGCCACCCACGCAGACCAACGCATTCTCTACGATCCGAAGTCGGGCGGGCTGTTCTACGATGCCGACGGCAACGGCGCGAGCGCCGCGATCCAGTTCGCCACCCTGAGCGCCGGATTGTCGCTGACCCACACCGACTTCTTCCTTATCTAG
- a CDS encoding DUF11 domain-containing protein, which produces MKLHNALLGSAAIAVGVTGAGAAQAQQTPAGTSVNNQATVNYEVGGNPASASSNVATFVVDKKVNLAVAEVGGAPTQTALSATDQVTTFTVTNLTNSVQDFRLEADQQLVSIPLLGTDNFNMNNLRVFVDSNGNGTYDAGVDVATYIDELAPDATVTVFIVGNTPSTPGAETAIVSLNAVVATGGSGGALGADLVASSILVADSPTTVETVFADDGGLLDGLRNGQSRAFDAYHISTAVVTMTKSATVISDPINLLLNPHPIPGAVVEYCMRVANAGPGTASNIVLTDAVPANSTFVPGSIAVGTSGILGACILLGTSEDDNNTGGDETDLYGGSFDGTTVRATLPTVSALTSMSIAFRVTVN; this is translated from the coding sequence ATGAAGTTGCATAATGCGCTGCTCGGCAGTGCCGCGATCGCCGTCGGCGTGACCGGCGCGGGCGCCGCACAGGCCCAGCAGACCCCTGCCGGCACTAGCGTCAACAACCAGGCAACCGTTAACTATGAAGTCGGCGGCAACCCGGCCTCGGCGTCGTCGAATGTCGCCACCTTCGTGGTCGACAAGAAGGTCAATCTGGCCGTGGCCGAAGTCGGCGGCGCGCCGACCCAGACTGCGCTCAGCGCCACCGATCAGGTGACGACCTTCACCGTCACCAACCTCACCAACTCGGTGCAGGATTTCCGGCTCGAGGCCGATCAGCAGCTGGTCTCGATCCCGCTGCTCGGCACCGACAATTTCAACATGAACAACTTGCGCGTGTTCGTGGATAGCAACGGCAACGGCACCTACGACGCCGGCGTCGACGTCGCGACCTATATCGATGAGCTCGCGCCCGACGCGACCGTCACGGTGTTCATCGTCGGCAACACGCCAAGCACCCCGGGTGCCGAGACGGCGATCGTCTCGCTCAACGCCGTCGTCGCCACCGGCGGCAGCGGCGGTGCGCTCGGCGCCGACCTCGTCGCCAGCTCGATCCTGGTGGCGGACTCGCCGACCACGGTCGAAACGGTCTTCGCCGACGACGGCGGCCTGCTCGACGGGCTGCGCAACGGCCAGAGCCGTGCGTTCGACGCCTATCACATCTCCACTGCGGTGGTGACGATGACCAAGAGCGCGACGGTGATCAGCGATCCGATCAACCTGCTGCTCAACCCGCATCCGATCCCCGGCGCGGTCGTCGAATATTGCATGCGCGTGGCCAATGCCGGTCCCGGCACCGCCAGCAACATCGTGCTGACCGACGCGGTTCCGGCGAACAGCACGTTCGTTCCGGGCTCGATCGCGGTCGGTACGTCGGGCATCCTCGGCGCCTGCATCCTGCTCGGCACGTCGGAGGACGACAACAACACCGGCGGCGACGAGACCGACCTGTATGGTGGTTCGTTCGACGGCACCACGGTGCGCGCGACCCTGCCCACTGTGTCGGCATTGACGTCGATGTCGATCGCGTTCCGCGTGACCGTCAACTAA
- a CDS encoding methyl-accepting chemotaxis protein, which produces MNWFTAHAPIRLKLLIAFGAMAALVAVQPIATVIAGPSAGLVVGLGATALAAVLGIVFRTAIATPYVTTVLRMEALAEGDLTSPIVFTDYRDCVGRMTKAMFRFRDSAQAQITLNAQAEKHARLVNGMTANFKRLANGDLTADIIEDYPADYAELKANFNDALASLRDLIGSVTQSTTMIRAGSSEIAGASESLARRTEANAASLEQTSAAIAQIDGRLKSNAVAATRTVARADGAISTVGKGRTVTGEAVQAMSRVSESAKGIDDVIEGLDKIAFQTRVLAMNAAVEAGRAGEAGRGFAVVADLVSALAMRAEEEAKRAREQLTVTQSEVLTAVEMVQRVDGALAAISGDVDEVHALLSNMASDNQAQAIAISQITEAVGTMDSATQQNAAMVEETSAAARNLDAEVNALAEQATRFRTGNTAPTNQAPARTAHRALALH; this is translated from the coding sequence TTGAACTGGTTTACCGCGCACGCTCCGATCCGGCTCAAGCTGCTGATCGCCTTTGGTGCAATGGCCGCATTGGTCGCCGTCCAGCCTATCGCCACCGTGATCGCCGGCCCCTCGGCGGGCCTTGTCGTCGGGCTGGGCGCCACCGCGCTTGCCGCCGTGCTCGGGATCGTCTTTCGTACTGCGATCGCAACGCCTTACGTCACCACCGTGCTCCGCATGGAGGCGCTGGCAGAGGGTGACCTGACGAGCCCGATCGTCTTCACTGACTATCGCGACTGCGTCGGCCGGATGACCAAGGCGATGTTCCGCTTCCGCGATTCCGCCCAGGCGCAGATTACGCTTAACGCCCAGGCCGAAAAGCATGCCCGCCTAGTGAACGGGATGACCGCCAACTTCAAGCGCCTCGCCAATGGTGATCTCACTGCCGATATTATCGAGGACTATCCCGCCGACTATGCGGAACTGAAGGCCAACTTCAACGATGCGCTGGCCAGCCTGCGCGACTTGATCGGTTCGGTCACGCAGAGCACCACGATGATCCGCGCGGGCTCCAGCGAGATCGCCGGCGCGTCGGAATCGCTCGCGCGCCGCACCGAAGCCAATGCCGCCAGCCTCGAGCAGACTTCGGCTGCGATCGCCCAGATCGACGGTCGCCTCAAGTCCAACGCCGTTGCCGCGACGCGCACCGTCGCGCGTGCCGACGGCGCCATCTCCACCGTCGGCAAGGGCCGCACCGTGACCGGCGAAGCCGTGCAGGCAATGAGCCGCGTCTCGGAGAGCGCCAAGGGCATCGACGACGTCATCGAGGGTCTCGACAAGATTGCCTTCCAGACCCGCGTCCTCGCGATGAATGCCGCCGTCGAGGCCGGCCGCGCCGGCGAGGCGGGCCGCGGCTTTGCCGTGGTCGCCGATCTCGTCTCCGCGCTCGCCATGCGCGCCGAGGAAGAAGCCAAGCGCGCCCGCGAGCAACTCACCGTCACCCAGAGCGAAGTGCTGACCGCCGTCGAGATGGTCCAGCGCGTCGATGGCGCCCTCGCCGCGATCTCGGGCGATGTCGATGAAGTCCATGCGCTGCTCAGCAACATGGCGAGCGACAACCAGGCACAGGCGATCGCGATCTCGCAGATCACCGAAGCCGTCGGCACGATGGATTCGGCCACGCAGCAGAACGCCGCGATGGTCGAGGAAACCTCGGCCGCCGCGCGCAACCTCGATGCCGAAGTCAATGCGCTCGCCGAACAGGCCACGCGCTTCCGCACCGGCAACACCGCCCCGACGAACCAGGCTCCGGCCCGCACGGCGCACCGCGCCCTCGCGCTCCACTGA